The nucleotide sequence TAAAGATGCTGAAATCTACTGATAAGAACTTGATACACTCCTGATAACTAATTAAATTCTTTACCTGTAGTGCCAGATTTGATGGTTAAACTTCTAAAAGCGGTGGAGGAGAAAAACTTTACAGAACTGGTGCTAAACAAACAGACCAAGGTGCTTATCGAAGAGTGGAAAAAGTGAGTAACCTTACTTATATTAAAGGAGCTCTAGTTTTTAATCCAACTGCCTATAGCAAAGTGACCTGCCTCAACCATGCCAAATCCACCAGCGTCCAAGGCAAGCTGAAGAAGGTGCTCGGCGTGCAGCCGCATGATCAACCGGTTATTAATTACTGGAGCACTCACCTCCACTAGGATAAGTGTACACCACATAGAGTTAGGACATTCGTTTTCACCTTTTGGAATAAAACCACTTTATTGCCGCGCTGCTTAAGCGACGACGAGAAAAATCAATATCTTAACCAAAAGGATGCCGAATCCAGTCCAGTCAGCCAGCCGCTTACTTCTTGTAGCCACAGCTGGAGCGACGACCACGAGCGCGCTCGAACTTGCGTCCCTTGGAGCGGACATAGGGGCGGGTGTGCGAGTGGGGCACACCGGGAGCCTTGCCGAAGTGCTTGCAGGCGGTGCGGGCGGTACGCCTGCCCTGCAGCAGCAGGGTGTTCTTGCCGGTGGGCGACTTGAGAGCCAGTTGGTCGAAGGTCAGAACCTCGCCGCCAGCCTTCAGGATGCGCTCCCGGGCGGTCTGGGTGACGTGCAGGGCGCACACAGAGAACTTGGGCACGACCAGCAGGCGGGCATCATCGGTGACGGTGCCGACGACCACGATGGTCGACTCCGGCTGGTTGGCGGCCTTGAAGAAGCGAGCGATGCGCTGCAGCGATAGCGGCGGGCGGTTGATCTTGCTCATGAACAAGCGCTTCAGGACGATGCGGTTGAACTTCTTGTTGGTGCGGCGCTGGAGGAAGCGGTACAGCTGCAGGGGCAAACGGAAAGACAGAAATTAGTTAACGTATTCCTCAGTGTAGATCTGAAATCCTCACCTTAACCAGCAGGCGCAGGTACACATCCTGGGATTTGGGCTCGGTTCTGCGAACCTTGCGATCGTACTTGTGGTTGATATCAATACCCTGCAAGCGAAAAACACTAATTAGAACCGATGTTTTGGACCGGGAAACGGTTAGCAAGCATCTGTGCGAATGTTTACTGCATTTTTGAGCACTTTTTAATTAATCGGCGTATCGTGTGGTGTTTTAAGATCACAATCTAGATGCCGCGCACAGAtaatttgttatttttttttgcattttatcGCCAGGAAGGTTCACAGTGCACGTGGGCTGGGGCTCCGCTGGCATTTGCAGGTTATTCGCCCATTTCTCGCAATGATGGCTGGAAGTTTTTATCGGGAACCCACCATTTCTTTTGTTGAATGTATTAATCAACGCTAAAAGTAGGAATTACACATTAGTTTAAGCTAAAAACGTGGAGCATAAATTTCTTGCACATACCTCGCCGGAAACGAAAGCCAAAAGAAAGAAAATAGTGTGGCTGTATACAGGACTAGCAAGACGCTAAAATATCCGTGCGTGCTGTTATCATTACAGCGTGCTGTTAAGACGCatctttttattattttccaatTAGAAAGAAACGTTCAAAAAATACTTCTACCATGAATATTAgttatataattgaaaattatatGGCCCGAACTGGTTTATTCAACTTTCAACATCTGATTTAACTGAAGAGatctaaaaacaatttttggtTTGCACGACCATCTGGCAACGTCAGcaaaattttaacattacTTGTCTGATCATATCTCCAATTGGAATTATTAGGGGCACTCGTGTATATTAATAGAATTACAATACGCTTAATTACATTTATTGGAATAGTTGTATCCCTAAACTTAAAAGAATGTACCTATTTAGTAAACTTTTAcccatttaatttaatttgtctTATATAATCATGTAATGTACattgtttaattaaaattttttttaatatctgcTTTTAAGAAACAACGTCGAACTAGATTTTTACAAGTTTATACCGAATTTCGAATGAAGAGATTTCTATACCAACCCATAATGGTAAAAGTTTGAGTAAAACGATCGTAGCTCGAATCTGGGCACAAGACATATAGATATGTTATTTTACCTCAAGATACATACTACGTTTTCACAGCGAAAACAAATCCTAAAAAAGCCAATAGTTTAGCCTATTATTTATCAAACAGAATTCAATCGTTTACGGTTAAGATCAAAATAGATTATTTTAATTTCCGCTTCTaactttcaatttaaaattacaaaattggGAATATAACTTAGAGCATGATTACAAGCAGAACAAATTTATTTACAGTGTGCATTTTACTCATCACATAAAAGAAAAGGGCGGCAACTctggttttatttaaaaaagattCAAGTTAAGCATTTATGTCTTCTACTTCTCTGGTCACACCTAGATTTAGGTGCAATCCTTGCTTTAGAGTTCCGTCGATCCTGAAAAGCTTATAATAAGTTAAAATATGTCTGATCAGGGAGCCGTCGGCTACAACATAACGAAGGACCCGGCCTTGGCCAAGAGCCGCATCTTTCTGGGCAACCTGCCGGTCTGCACTCGCGAGGAGCTGGTGAGCATTTGCCAGCCGTATGGCAAAGTCCTCGGCTCGATGGTCCAGAAAAACTATGGATTCGTGCAGTTCGAAAGCGAGGAACTGGCCAATAAAGCCGCCTCCGCCCTAAACAGGTCCACTTTCAAGCAAAACGTGCTCACCGTACGCAACGCCAGCATAAAATCCAAGGCGGCCAATGCGATTGCCAAGAGAAATGCCAATCAGGGAGCCCAGGTCACAGTTCAGGGCGGGATTGTGATgtcagcggcggcggcggctgcTGGTCAGCCCCTCATCAACGATTGCGAGATTATAGTCACGAACCGGGAGAACACGTGAGTTATGCTGTGCAGAATCCTCTCCAGATTTTCCTAACCCCCATCACTTTTAGCAAATACGCAGAGTACATTGAGGAGCGGCTAAAGAACGCCAGTATGCGAGTGGATGTTCTGTTTCCCAACGAAGATGTCATGCTGGGCAAGGTCCTGGCCAACATCTCTTCGCGTGGCTGCCTGTATGCGGTTCTAGTAACTCCCCAGCACGAGGAGCACAACAGCATCACCGTGAACATCTTGTACGGAGTGCCAGCCGAGCACCGCAACATGCCACTGGAGGACGCCATCACTCTGATAGCCACCGATTTCAGGCTGAAGAAGCAGCGCGATGCTGTCGCCCCACCGGTGGTAACCACGGTGCACAAGGGGCAGCGACGACATCCCGATCAAATGCAGGAACTGCTGGAGAGATTGGCGGACAATCATCCTCTGACCGCCTCACAGTATGAGGTGATCCTCAAGTATCTCGAGGGCGAACGCGAGGAGCAACTGAAGCGGGAGGTGGGCGAGGCGAATGCCCTGGCCAAACTCAAAGCTCCCGATCCAGAGATCGAGCTGCAGAAGAAAATCATGAGCATCATGAACAAGCCGGCGGTAACCGAAATCACTACCGAGCTTATGTATCCCACTTTCGAGGCGGTCAAAGAGGACAAAAGGCTGATGGAGTTGCTGGGCGACGAACGCGTCATGGCGGCCTTAGAGAGCGTTTACAACTCGGATCTCAAACAGACTATAGCCGAGTTCTTATAGATTCTCGGGCTTTTGTAGTTATAAGATGCTAACCACTAACAAATCGAGGTTTGCAAGGCTAGGGACACATCTTCGTGTCTCCTGAATTTGACGCGtagaatatttatacatatataattttttaaggCAGTAAAGCCAAATTTCTACATATTCCTGGCatttaataaatgtattaCCTATTCACTAATAGATTAGTTAGAATCGTATTCAACAACTAACAGAAAGGGTGTTCCTAAGGCCAGGATCGCTTGGCTTCGTGTCCCTGGTACTTGCCACGGTACTTGAGACCCGTGACCAGCGTGGAGCTCTTTGGGAAGGCAGTC is from Drosophila suzukii chromosome 3, CBGP_Dsuzu_IsoJpt1.0, whole genome shotgun sequence and encodes:
- the RpL18 gene encoding large ribosomal subunit protein eL18; this encodes MGIDINHKYDRKVRRTEPKSQDVYLRLLVKLYRFLQRRTNKKFNRIVLKRLFMSKINRPPLSLQRIARFFKAANQPESTIVVVGTVTDDARLLVVPKFSVCALHVTQTARERILKAGGEVLTFDQLALKSPTGKNTLLLQGRRTARTACKHFGKAPGVPHSHTRPYVRSKGRKFERARGRRSSCGYKK
- the Neos gene encoding nuclear receptor coactivator 5, whose product is MSDQGAVGYNITKDPALAKSRIFLGNLPVCTREELVSICQPYGKVLGSMVQKNYGFVQFESEELANKAASALNRSTFKQNVLTVRNASIKSKAANAIAKRNANQGAQVTVQGGIVMSAAAAAAGQPLINDCEIIVTNRENTKYAEYIEERLKNASMRVDVLFPNEDVMLGKVLANISSRGCLYAVLVTPQHEEHNSITVNILYGVPAEHRNMPLEDAITLIATDFRLKKQRDAVAPPVVTTVHKGQRRHPDQMQELLERLADNHPLTASQYEVILKYLEGEREEQLKREVGEANALAKLKAPDPEIELQKKIMSIMNKPAVTEITTELMYPTFEAVKEDKRLMELLGDERVMAALESVYNSDLKQTIAEFL